One Pochonia chlamydosporia 170 chromosome Unknown PCv3seq00018, whole genome shotgun sequence DNA segment encodes these proteins:
- a CDS encoding nicotinamide N-methyltransferase (similar to Metarhizium robertsii ARSEF 23 XP_007821460.1) encodes MASQFIQALTSRGRTRLRKEYPSDCFGTCVGSLNLAQYCWVAKGPVQRLFYSEIKDKLLAHLDGWFGSVSSADGITLTLYMIGTSHRTASPIILFICKDTSYSKEARKFIKAVGILKEYPGFRTGHVMEDPGWGAELVQLASDEEMASNMRPLQPVEEVFYDRTTPLRATGMTIFVRHGSSMRPATGNLIQTHGRSFYLTAGHAFFEGSKLKPQSLGQDDDFEIDSDSEADYDDELDAMITSIGSQSPDAWSDDNESVNYSVQDYLSEQSSYCSFSTPTFDASQGSGTTPALFSFEQASDRLLPFVKREADYSSREIVVPPANLLSLVGKLAVWSVDKDWALIDITEVWNSQVSSLLSDSASGLSDAPLAMYPSENARIFACTSSGDRMTGVVAGSPSFTRVPHGKSFQEVFPIKFDGPLANGDCGSVVLDATTGEILGHIVAGCRQTGFAYVMAAHHVFPELLLSVEDLPGATNKQVASLMAITIAQPAEYCQIGPYEIDSYTTDSENTQTATKEDRPKAANPSGNGPEQKYGRLWTAASYSGPDTSFFGQSKETYKLHQLLEGIRTTASTLSGRSSIDGEHALEILDDPFNDMCLTKANSTIQQRSSPPFQRWWESTADWLSLSTYRNNLVYSSLNIHTSLPGVKSCKCSLQYINKVDQSNPVPRKGRRKGFSTQVDEGRPQNARVNAVCLPCRVQKGGSRSTVPIGQACMAFMEAKTDRAIAGGGVNMSKVSVCLIFTASNGNSLINLAQRPIRRIDDMPQKENGSMWNPTYSSYANWKEGIAPESPNVVQLQRPANEFDHLISQMYALQRDEPQSPGTTNRLEIALPDTEVELITSTVPNPEIVPDQELSAINATEISPDQELTATNVQPTRVVITQKFVYRGLDPVLDAALTWCQRPIGHPADSQFQPGSSSIRPQHQAGLDVHPAPSNENEKSHQNDIRSSRPDEAGSGLIQKALPYSVSDSGRTANAASYYGPLGINNPDAALQQHTTDSSFVRPWKENGNLLGLGPGNIRASEGSVSEAPHSLTNVTAESDSFWASDGASFVSQNPRYPYKGGNLEPGTPATPQTGRYLHPSSSSASYRDASRGSHSLGNRKRRASSLSAGNVSRQLSRGGMPAGFRRANSQRSTQDHSQGDNDFGERPWACPLAQKCGDSSHRCYGWTFADVSRVKQHLNRDHASEITEDQFKKISVRMPTKEVESWNKIFRILFPENEQLPSPFFNAQFDVQHRISPESLRDHLLSRVEDLDHMSSEQIEGVRRFIAETSHTFLHQASHDSRHDPKEPSAHYGLGSGPQQQGSQGNIQHSSQSFEKHTEAYPSVLPDEVSRGGLLGGVGDGNVMLSG; translated from the coding sequence ATGGCGAGCCAATTCATCCAAGCCTTGACTTCTCGAGGCCGCACGCGTCTGCGCAAGGAGTACCCATCAGATTGCTTTGGGACTTGTGTCGGCTCCCTCAACCTTGCACAATATTGCTGGGTTGCGAAAGGGCCAGTACAGAGGCTATTCTACTCTGAAATCAAAGACAAATTATTAGCTCACCTGGACGGCTGGTTTGGATCTGTGTCCAGCGCGGACGGGATTACTCTTACGCTATATATGATTGGCACCAGCCACCGCACGGCATCTCCAATCATTCTGTTTATCTGCAAGGACACATCATACAGCAAAGAAGCCAGAAAGTTCATCAAGGCCGTTGGAATACTCAAAGAATACCCGGGATTTAGGACCGGTCACGTAATGGAAGACCCGGGTTGGGGTGCAGAGCTAGTCCAGCTTGCGTCTGATGAAGAAATGGCTTCCAACATGCGGCCTTTGCAGCCAGTGGAAGAAGTTTTCTATGACCGGACGACACCTTTGCGAGCTACGGGCATGACCATCTTTGTGCGTCATGGATCTTCTATGCGTCCCGCAACGGGGAATCTTATTCAAACTCACGGCCGATCGTTTTATCTTACGGCTGGTCACGCCTTCTTTGAAGGAAGCAAGCTAAAACCACAAAGTTTGGGGCAGGACGATGATTTCGAAATTGACAGCGACTCCGAAGCGGATTACGACGATGAACTGGATGCCATGATCACGAGCATCGGTAGTCAAAGCCCTGATGCATGGTCAGATGACAATGAGTCAGTGAATTATAGTGTTCAAGATTACTTATCCGAACAATCTTCATATTGTAGCTTTTCTACCCCAACATTCGACGCATCACAAGGTAGCGGTACGACACCGGCTTTATTCTCATTCGAGCAGGCATCTGACAGACTCTTGCCTTTTGTTAAGCGTGAGGCCGACTACTCTAGTCGAGAAATCGTCGTGCCGCCTGCAAACTTGCTCTCACTGGTCGGGAAGCTGGCGGTTTGGTCAGTAGATAAGGACTGGGCTCTCATCGACATTACTGAAGTTTGGAACTCTCAAGTTTCCTCCCTCCtttcagacagcgcttccGGGCTCTCAGATGCTCCCTTGGCTATGTATCCATCGGAGAATGCGAGGATTTTTGCGTGCACTTCCTCTGGGGATCGCATGACTGGCGTTGTCGCCGGATCACCCTCTTTCACTAGGGTACCGCATGGCAAGTCGTTTCAAGAAGTATTTcccatcaaatttgatgggCCGCTTGCCAATGGAGATTGCGGCTCTGTGGTTCTTGACGCGACTACTGGCGAGATCCTCGGCCATATAGTGGCAGGATGCCGACAAACGGGATTTGCCTATGTGATGGCCGCTCATCATGTTTTTCCggagcttcttctctctgTAGAGGACTTGCCTGGCGCGACGAACAAGCAAGTAGCTTCTCTGATGGCAATCACTATAGCCCAACCTGCAGAGTATTGCCAAATAGGACCGTACGAAATCGATTCCTATACTACCGACAGTGAAAACACGCAGACTGCTACTAAGGAGGATAGACCCAAGGCAGCCAACCCTAGTGGCAATGGCCCTGAGCAAAAGTATGGTCGGCTTTGGACCGCAGCCAGTTATTCTGGACCTGACACATCATTTTTCGGTCAATCAAAAGAGACATATAAGCTACACCAGCTCCTTGAAGGGATTCGCACGACGGCCTCGACACTGTCCGGACGAAGCAGCATAGACGGCGAGCATGCGCTAGAGATTTTGGATGACCCATTTAACGACATGTGTCTTACGAAGGCTAATAGTACTATTCAGCAGCGGTCGTCACCCCCCTTCCAGCGATGGTGGGAGAGTACCGCCGACTGGTTGTCACTCTCGACGTACAGAAATAACCTGGTCTACAGCTCTCTCAACATTCACACATCTCTTCCTGGGGTCAAATCTTGCAAATGTTCCTTGCAATATATCAATAAAGTTGACCAGAGTAATCCTGTGCCCAGGAAGGGCCGGCGGAAGGGGTTCTCTACCCAAGTGGACGAAGGCAGACCGCAGAATGCCCGTGTGAACGCAGTTTGCCTTCCGTGCCGTGTCCAAAAAGGCGGTTCAAGATCCACAGTACCAATTGGCCAAGCGTGCATGGCATTTATGGAGGCCAAGACTGACAGAGCCAtcgctggtggtggtgtcaacaTGTCAAAAGTTTCGGTATGTCTCATCTTTACCGCGTCGAATGGGAATAGCTTAATCAATTTGGCACAGCGTCCGATACGCAGAATCGACGATATGCCCCAGAAAGAGAATGGCTCGATGTGGAATCCTACGTACTCCTCCTATGCGAATTGGAAGGAAGGCATTGCCCCAGAGTCTCCAAACGTGGTACAACTCCAGCGTCCAGCCAATGAATTCGACCATCTAATTTCACAGATGTACGCGCTTCAGCGGGATGAACCACAATCCCCAGGGACTACCAACCGTTTGGAAATAGCATTACCCGATACCGAGGTCGAGCTCATAACATCGACAGTGCCCAATCCAGAAATCGTTCCAGATCAGGAACTTTCGGCGATCAACGCAACAGAAATCAGTCCAGATCAGGAGCTGACAGCGACCAACGTCCAACCAACAAGAGTAGTAATCACCCAGAAATTCGTCTACCGTGGCTTGGATCCTGTTTTAGACGCAGCCCTGACTTGGTGCCAGCGACCGATCGGCCACCCTGCCGACAGCCAGTTTCAACCTGGATCTTCATCCATCCGGCCGCAACACCAAGCGGGATTAGATGTACATCCGGCACCGTCGAACGAAAATGAAAAGAGTCATCAAAATGATATAAGAAGCTCGCGACCAGACGAAGCAGGCTCTGGATTGATACAAAAGGCTCTCCCATATTCCGTGTCAGACTCAGGCCGTACAGCAAATGCAGCGTCCTATTATGGACCGCTCGGCATAAATAACCCTGACGCTGCCCTACAACAACATACCACTGATTCAAGCTTTGTGCGGCCATGGAAAGAAAACGGAAACCTTCTAGGACTGGGACCTGGCAACATTCGCGCATCAGAGGGTTCCGTTTCCGAGGCACCGCATTCACTTACAAACGTCACGGCTGAGTCCGATTCGTTTTGGGCCAGTGATGGCGCATCATTTGTATCACAAAACCCCCGGTATCCTTACAAGGGAGGCAATCTTGAGCCGGGAACGCCGGCCACGCCACAAACCGGCCGATATCTACATCCATCCTCGTCAAGTGCAAGTTATCGTGACGCATCTAGAGGCTCACATAGCTTAGGAAAcagaaaaaggagagctTCGTCGCTATCAGCTGGCAATGTCTCGCGCCAGTTGTCGAGAGGGGGGATGCCAGCAGGCTTCAGGAGGGCAAATAGTCAACGTTCTACCCAGGACCATTCCCAAGGCGATAATGACTTTGGTGAGCGCCCCTGGGCTTGCCCATTGGCACAGAAATGTGGTGATTCCAGCCATCGGTGTTATGGATGGACCTTCGCCGACGTCTCACGCGTCAAGCAGCATCTGAACAGAGATCATGCTTCGGAGATCACGGAAGACCAGTTCAAAAAGATAAGTGTCCGCATGCCGACCAAAGAAGTGGAATCCTGGAACAAAATATTTCGCATTCTCTTCCCCGAAAATGAACAACTACCAAGTCCGTTCTTTAATGCTCAGTTTGATGTTCAACATCGAATCAGCCCAGAAAGCCTAAGAGATCATCTGTTATCAAGGGTAGAGGACCTAGACCACATGTCATCAGAACAAATAGAAGGGGTTAGACGGTTCATTGCGGAAACTTCACACACCTTTTTGCACCAAGCAAGTCATGATTCCCGGCATGACCCCAAAGAACCAAGTGCCCATTACGGCCTTGGATCGGGCCCGCAGCAACAGGGAAGCCAAGGAAACATACAGCACTCGTCACAGAGCTTTGAGAAACATACAGAGGCATATCCGAGTGTGCTACCAGATGAAGTCTCCAGGGGAGGGCTACTAGGAGGTGTAGGCGATGGGAACGTCATGCTTTCTGGATAA